TAATGGTATCTTTGACAGAAAATTCTCTGTCAGGTGTAAGAGCTAAAAGTTCATTGAGATTGATACGTGCGTTCTGAATAATCAGGTCTTGGTTTACCAATAGGGATAAATCCGAATTGTAATCGACCTGAGCGGTCAAATAGTCTCTTTTTCCGGCACCCCCCAAATCATATTGTGCCTTGGCAATATCTAATCTTGATTGGGACAATTCAAGGGTAGTTTCCAGAACTTTGTGGCGCTGAAGTTCCAATACCAATCTATAATAGGCTGAAGAAATTGCCGCTACAGTATTTTCCACCAAGACTTTTGCCTGCAATTCACTGACTTCGGCTAACTTGCCCAATCGCTGAACAGTAAAAATAGCTTCAGGTCTAAACCCGTAAAACCCCACTAGAGAATAGTTTTCATTTTCAGTTCTTGCCCCGGGAATCTCATTGGGTTCAGGAGAATTTGCAAATTGCTGCTTAACATCATCCTTATTAAAAGAATTAAGAAAATTTCCTGTCAGGGTTGGCATAAAAAAAGTACCTACTCCGATCTTGACATCCCGTTCTGCGATGACTACATTATTGGACGCAATCTTGATACCATAATTCCTTTCAAGACCTATGAGCACTGCTTTTTCCAAGTCAAGAGGTTCTGTTCCTTGGGCAAATACAAATGAAAAGCTAAGTCCAGTAAGGGCGAATGTTAAAAGTAGTTTTCTCATTATACTCGTGCTAATCTTCCTGTTTTTGAAGTTAAATAAGTGTAAACTGCGGGGATGATAAACAGGGTCAGTATGGTGGCAAATGTCAAACCTCCAATAACTGCTACTCCCATAGGAACCCTGCTTTCGGCCCCTGCGCCTAGGGCAAGTGCAATAGGTAGAATTCCCAGAATAGTCGATAAACTGGTCATCAAAATTGGCCTGAACCTAGCGGCTGCAGCACCGATGATAGCTTCATCGATAGGCATACCCTGGGCTTTTCTCTGATTTGCAAATTCGACAATCAAAATACCGTTTTTGGTCACCAGTCCTATGAGCATGATGATTCCGATTTGACTGAATATGCTCAACGTGAAATCGAAAATCCAAAGGGAAAATAATGCGCCGAATATTGCCAGGGGAACTGTAAACATAATGGTCAAGGGATCCAAAAAGCTTTCGAATTGGGCTGAAAGGACCAAGTAGATCAGGACCAGCGCAAAGATGAAAGCAAAGATCAGGCTGTTTGAACTTTCACGGAATTCTTTTGAAAGACCAGCCACATCAGTGCTATATGATTCATCCAATACTTCTGCTGCTATTCTGTCCATTTCGTCCAAACCGCTTCCGATGGTATAGCCAGGAACCAATCCTGCCGAAACCGTTGCACTTACGAATCTATTGAACCTATAAAGCTGGGGCGGGGTACTTTTTTCTTTGATAGTGACCAAATTATCCAATTGTACCAATTCGCCATTATTTGCCCTAACATAAAGCATTCTTAGATTAACAGGTTCATTTCTATCTTGGATCTGCATTTCCCCTACCACTTGATATTGTTTCCCGTTCATAATAAAATAGGCGAACCTTTGGCCGGAATAAGACAGTTGGAGTGTACGTGCAATTTCCTGAACAGAAACACCGATGTTTTGGGCTTTTGCTCTATCTATTTCTATTTCTATTTCGGGTTTCGTGAATTTAAGGTTGATGTCCGAAAAACTGAAAACCTGGCTTTGTCCCACCTTTTCCATAAATTCAGGGATGACTTCTTTCAGTTTATCCAATGTTGGGGCCTGAATTACATATTGAACAGGCAGACCACCTCTTCGGTCTCCTATGGATTGCGGCTGCGTTGCAAAAGCCCTTACTGCAGTAAATTTTGACAGAATTTTGTTTACCTGTTCGTAAATCTCCTGTTGGGACCTTTCACGTTCAGATGCATCTTTTAATATAACCCTCAGAAATCCTGAATTTGTACTTGCTGTTCCAAAACCAGGTGAAGTGACAGTTATAATACCCTCTCTTTCCTTTTCAGGAATCTGATCCATGAATTCAACGGTCATTTCATCGATCACTTTATCCATATAATCAAAAGTCGCACCTTCGGGACCTGAAAGGTTGACTCTCATTTCTCCCCGATCCTCTGTAGGAGCAAGTTCTGTCGGAATTACTTGAATCAGTTGATAGATTCCAAAACCCATAACTATGATGAGTACGAAAGAAACCCACCGGACTTTCATAAATGAATTTAAGGAATTGTTGAATTTGAGATTCAGCCAAACAAAAATCGGTTCGGTTTTGGAGTAAAGCCAGTTTTGTTTTGCTCTTTTCTTAAGAAGCTTTGAACTTAACATTGGAGTCATAGTCAAGGCTACAAAAGAAGAAATGATAACTGCCCCTGCTACTACGATACCAAATTCCCTGAAAAGCCTTCCTGTAGTACCTGTTAAAAATATCACCGGAAGGAAAACAGCTGCCAAGGCTACTGTGGTAGCAATGACGGCAAAGAAAATCTCTTCAGCACCTTTTTCAGCTGCGATATCAGGACTTTCTCCTTTTTCTATCCTTGTGTAAATGTTTTCCAAAACGACAATGGCATCATCTACTACCAGACCAATTGAAAGCACAATTCCCAAAAGTGTCAATACATTGATGGAAAAGTCCATGAGGTACATGATAAAAAACACTCCTATCAAAGAAATAGGAATGGTTAATACTGGAATAAATGTCGTCCTCCAATCTCTCAGGAATAAAAATATGATGGTCACAACCAAAATGAATGCTACAAAAATTGTTTGTTGGACTTCACTTATTGAATTCCTGATGTACTTGGTGGAATCGAAGCCAATATCCAAAAGAACATCATCAGGCAGATCTTTTTTGATAAATTCCAATCTTCGGTAAAACTCATCTAAAATTTCTATGGTATTTGACCCGGGCAAAGGTACCAAAACCACCCCTACCATTGGTATACCGTCTCTTTTCAGTACTGTCCTCTCATTCAAGGCTGCCATCTCAGCTTTTCCGACATCCTGAAATTTTACTATGTTGTTTTGATCTTCCTTGATAATCAGGTTGTTGAATTCCTGAGGGGAACTTAACCTACTTTTGGTCCTCACGGAAAGTTCAATAGCGGAACCTTCAATCCTGCCTGAAGGTAGCTCCACATTCTCACTCTGCACTTTGTTCAGGACATCCAAAGGTGTGACGCCATAAGAAGCCATCCTCAAAGGATCCATTCTCAGCCGGATAGCATATTGTTTTTCTCCCCAAATCTGAACTCTACTGACCCCCGGAATGGTCTGTAACCTTTCTTTGAAAATGTTATTGGCAATATCTGATAGTTCCAAAAGTGTCCTTCTGTCGCTTTGTACATTCAAAAACACTATTGGTTGAGAATCTGCATCAGCCTTAGATACTACAGGAGGTTCTGTGTCAGGTGGAAGGCTTCGCTGTGCACCGGATACTTTATCCCTTACATCATTTGCGGCGGCTTCCAAATCAGCTCCTACATCAAATTCCACGGTTATGTTGCTTGTACCATCATTACTCGTTGACGTAAGTGATTTGATTCCTGCTATCCCGTTGATAGCTTCTTCCAGAGGTTCAGTAATTTGTGCCTCAATAACATCGGCATTGGCACCAACGTAGGAAGTCCTTACATTGATGATAGGAGGATCCACACTGGGGAATTCCCTGATTCCCAAAAAACTTATACCAATAATGCCAAAAAGCAAAATGGTAAGTGACATCACGATGGCCAATACAGGCCTTCTGATACTGATGGTTGATAAACTTGCCATGATCAGTTAATTTTATTGTAGTTCACAGACATTCCTGTTCTTACTTGTAATACTCCGGTGGTCAACACCAAATCACCTTCTTTCAACCCGCCAAGGATCTGAACATGACTTTCAGTCCGGGTACCAATCGACACTTGCCGCTCTTCTACTTTTTTATCCTGATTCACGATATAAACTTTATATCCGTTCAATTCAGGAATAATGGCTTCTGCGGGAACCATTAACGCATTTTCTTCAACACCCAAAATATATTTGATTCTTACAAACATACCGGGCAGGAATCTTTTGTTTCTGTTTGGACTTTCTGCCCTTATTTTTAGGGTTCTGGTACTGGCATCGATGTTGGGTTCAAACGCGTATACAATACCCTCTGCTTCCTCAACTCCTGCTTCTGTAGAAAAATTTATTTTTGAACCAGGCTTGACTTGATTCGCATACCTTTCGGGAATGGAGAATTCAATTTTGATAGGATCAATATTGATGATACTGACTATGGCATCGTTGGTACCAATCACACTTCCTTCTGAAATCTGCCTCAATCCCAAAACCCCATCAAAAGGAGCGCGGATCACAGTTTTACTCAATTGGGCCTCCAACAGCTTTAAATCCGATAAGTTTGTGTTAAACTGGTTCAGTACAATGTCATACTCTTCCTGACTGATTGCTTCTTTAGCCAACAATTGTTTTTGACGGTTCTCCTGACTTTCAAATAACTTCTTCGTAAACTCCAGTTTTTGGTATTGTGCTTTGAGTTCGTCATCATTCAAATAAACCAAAGGAGTTCCTTTTTTTACAAATTCACCTTCTTTGAAAGCAATTCTAAGGATTAGACCTGAAATTTCTGACCTGAGTGAAACAATTTCATTTGGGATGATTGTGCCTGTAATGCTCAGGTTATTTTCCAATCTTTCAGGACGTAACTCTACCACATTCACCGGCAGTGTTGCCGCTTGACCTCCCCCTGATTGTCCTGCTGAAACTGCTGAAGTTTCTTTTTTTAGCCCAAAAATCTCATTTCTTCTTGGATAAATGAATATTACAGCTATTACTGCAATGATCACAAAGGTTAAAATTATTTTTGTAGTGTTTTTCATTCTTAGTGCGCAAATGAATTTTGATGGGGTTGATTTAGATTTCTAAGAAATTCCAGTGAAAGTTGGTTGAATTTTTCCGGTTGCTCCACATTAACAACATGGCCACATGCTTTGACAATTTTCAGAAGGGAAAGTTTATGCTCTTTTACAATTTTTTTTACGGGTTCCAAAAACATGATATCTTCTTCTCCCATGATATATAAAGTAGGAATGGCAAGGTCTTTTTCTTTGAAATACTTGAGTATGGGATTGATATCCTTTGTCATTTTAAACCAACGGATAAACTCTTTCTGACAAAGCCGCTTGGCTTCTCGGATAAACAGATTTCTGGACTCTGAATGGTGTTTGCGTGGCATGATAATCCAAGCAAAAAGACTGTACAACCACATAAAAGGTACTACACTTTTAAAGGTATTTCCCAAATACACCAATACCCTCGAAGTAATATTGAGTCTTGTAATCGCCCCTGCCATCACTAAGGAACGGACTCTTTGGGGTTCCATTTCAGCCAATTGTCTGGCAAGGATGGTGCCTAAGGACACACCCATAAAATGTGCAGGAGGAATGTCAAGATGGTCCAATACCTCAATAATGTCCTTGGTTACAGCAGGGAAAGTATATTCTTCCTTCCAGATATTTTTGATAGCGTCTACCGATTTCCCATGTCCCCTCAAGTCTATCAACAACAAGTTGAAATCTTTCCTGAAATCCCGGATCTGTTTGTGCCAAACAACAGATGAACCACCTGCGCCATGAATAAATACCACCCATTCCCTGCTTGAGGAGTGCTTATATGCTTTATAAAACAACATGCTTTTTTTCATTTGTTCCCGCTTATAACCTTGGATAGGTATAGATAGTTATTCAACCGAAAGCTAGTGGCTTTCGTTCTGCTTTAAAATGAAATAAACATAGGTGGTGTTTGAGGTCTATCAGTGGTCGGAGAAGCGAGATGCGAGAAGCGAGATTTTAGAAAAAAGAGACAAAACCTGTCCCGATGCATATCGGGAGACAAGAACCAAAGCCTGTCCCGATGCATATCGGGGAGATAAGACTCGAGGGTTGAAATACGAAATCTAAAATCTTAATTCTACCCTCCCCCTGTACTTGGTACTTGGTTCATTTTACTTAGTACTTCCTAACTTTACCCTTCATTCTTTATCCTTTGTCCCTTCCTCAAAGCTTCCTTTTGATAAAATCCGTCATCATCGAATACAAATGCCAAGAGGTATTGCCTCCTGAAATGCTGTGGTTTCGGTTGGGGTAGTACATGGTTTCAAACTGCTTATCTGCCTTGATCAGGGCATCCACCAAATCTACAGCATTTTGGAAATGGACATTGTCATCCCCTGTACCGTGGATAAGTAGCAGGTTTCCTTTCAGTTTGTTGACATGGGTGATGGGGCTGTTGTCATCATAACCGGCTGCATTTAATTGAGGTGTCTGTAAATATCTTTCTGTATAAATGGTATCATAATATCTCCAGGTAGTCACAGGGGCTACTGCAATAGCGGCTTTAAATACATCATTACCCACCATCAAAGCCAAAGAGGACATATATCCGCCATAGGACCAACCCCAAATCCCGATTCTGGATTTGTCAACAAACGGAAGTGTTCCTAAAAATTTCGCCCCAGCAATTTGATCTTCTGTTTCGATTTTCCCCAGATTGGCATAGGTAAGATGTTTGAAGTCACGCCCTCTTGCCCCGGTTCCCCTATTATCTACGCAAACTACAATGTATCCTTCTGAGGCTAAATGTTGGTGCCAGAAATCCCTTGTTCCGCCCCATGAATTGGTGACATTTTGTGAGCCAGGCCCTCCGTAAACATACATGAGAACAGGATATTTTTTGCTTTCATCAAAGTCTGCGGGTTTGATCATATAGGCATTCAAGGAAGTTCCATCCACCGTATTGAAGCTGAAAAACTCCTTAGGAGAGATTGCAAAATTCCCGATTTTGGCCTTTAATTCCTGATTGTCTTCCAATACTTTGACCAACTTTCCTGAGGATTCATTGAGGGTCACTTTGAGAGGGCTGCTTGTATTGGAGAAGTTGGCGATATAGTATTTAAAGTCCTTGCTCATATTGATGGTAAAGGTTCCTTTTTCCGGTGTAAGGATTTTTTTCCCTTTTCCATCCATATTGATCACATAGAGGTTTCTCTCGAGGGGTGACACTTCGGTGGAGATATAATAGATTTTTTTTGATTTTTCATCCAATCCTACCAATCTGCTTACTTCCCAATTTCCTTTGGTGATCTGTCTGATCAATTTCCCCTGCTTGTCATGGTGGTAAATGTGCTTAAAACCATCCTGTTCAGAAGTCCGGATAAATCCCTTGTTACCTTCCAGGAACCTGAGGTCATCATTGTAATTCAGGTCCACATAAGTTTCAGATTTTTCAGTCAGTATCAAATTTGTTTCTCCAGTCTGCGCATTAGCATAAAATAGGTCCAATTGATTTTGGAGTCTATTCAATTTCAAAAAAGCCAAAGTATTGTTATCACCCGTCCAATAAATTCTGGGTAGGTATATATCTTTTTCAGAACCTGAGTTCACGGCAACTGTATTTTTACTGTTTAAGTCATAAATATGGATGCTCACTTCAGCATTTTTTTCTCCCGCTTTTGGGTACTTGAACCTGTAATCTTCAGGATATAATTTGCCCCAAGTTTGCATGTTGAATT
This window of the Aquiflexum balticum DSM 16537 genome carries:
- a CDS encoding TolC family protein, whose product is MRKLLLTFALTGLSFSFVFAQGTEPLDLEKAVLIGLERNYGIKIASNNVVIAERDVKIGVGTFFMPTLTGNFLNSFNKDDVKQQFANSPEPNEIPGARTENENYSLVGFYGFRPEAIFTVQRLGKLAEVSELQAKVLVENTVAAISSAYYRLVLELQRHKVLETTLELSQSRLDIAKAQYDLGGAGKRDYLTAQVDYNSDLSLLVNQDLIIQNARINLNELLALTPDREFSVKDTITVDKNLLLEDLLENAYLNNKQYLATQRMENVAFLALKETQAERLPQINLNASFNRNTFTSEAGFLLLNQRTGFNYGLTASLNLFSGFTLNRRIQNARVEKLNAEYALQDLEILMVSDIQRAYNTYNTNIKLLDIEYSNYKTAIENADIALERFRLGISDYLQFRDAQVNLLTAENRLLTALFNIKEMEIELMRLSGRIYFQESFEEFRLGF
- a CDS encoding efflux RND transporter periplasmic adaptor subunit codes for the protein MKNTTKIILTFVIIAVIAVIFIYPRRNEIFGLKKETSAVSAGQSGGGQAATLPVNVVELRPERLENNLSITGTIIPNEIVSLRSEISGLILRIAFKEGEFVKKGTPLVYLNDDELKAQYQKLEFTKKLFESQENRQKQLLAKEAISQEEYDIVLNQFNTNLSDLKLLEAQLSKTVIRAPFDGVLGLRQISEGSVIGTNDAIVSIINIDPIKIEFSIPERYANQVKPGSKINFSTEAGVEEAEGIVYAFEPNIDASTRTLKIRAESPNRNKRFLPGMFVRIKYILGVEENALMVPAEAIIPELNGYKVYIVNQDKKVEERQVSIGTRTESHVQILGGLKEGDLVLTTGVLQVRTGMSVNYNKIN
- a CDS encoding efflux RND transporter permease subunit yields the protein MASLSTISIRRPVLAIVMSLTILLFGIIGISFLGIREFPSVDPPIINVRTSYVGANADVIEAQITEPLEEAINGIAGIKSLTSTSNDGTSNITVEFDVGADLEAAANDVRDKVSGAQRSLPPDTEPPVVSKADADSQPIVFLNVQSDRRTLLELSDIANNIFKERLQTIPGVSRVQIWGEKQYAIRLRMDPLRMASYGVTPLDVLNKVQSENVELPSGRIEGSAIELSVRTKSRLSSPQEFNNLIIKEDQNNIVKFQDVGKAEMAALNERTVLKRDGIPMVGVVLVPLPGSNTIEILDEFYRRLEFIKKDLPDDVLLDIGFDSTKYIRNSISEVQQTIFVAFILVVTIIFLFLRDWRTTFIPVLTIPISLIGVFFIMYLMDFSINVLTLLGIVLSIGLVVDDAIVVLENIYTRIEKGESPDIAAEKGAEEIFFAVIATTVALAAVFLPVIFLTGTTGRLFREFGIVVAGAVIISSFVALTMTPMLSSKLLKKRAKQNWLYSKTEPIFVWLNLKFNNSLNSFMKVRWVSFVLIIVMGFGIYQLIQVIPTELAPTEDRGEMRVNLSGPEGATFDYMDKVIDEMTVEFMDQIPEKEREGIITVTSPGFGTASTNSGFLRVILKDASERERSQQEIYEQVNKILSKFTAVRAFATQPQSIGDRRGGLPVQYVIQAPTLDKLKEVIPEFMEKVGQSQVFSFSDINLKFTKPEIEIEIDRAKAQNIGVSVQEIARTLQLSYSGQRFAYFIMNGKQYQVVGEMQIQDRNEPVNLRMLYVRANNGELVQLDNLVTIKEKSTPPQLYRFNRFVSATVSAGLVPGYTIGSGLDEMDRIAAEVLDESYSTDVAGLSKEFRESSNSLIFAFIFALVLIYLVLSAQFESFLDPLTIMFTVPLAIFGALFSLWIFDFTLSIFSQIGIIMLIGLVTKNGILIVEFANQRKAQGMPIDEAIIGAAAARFRPILMTSLSTILGILPIALALGAGAESRVPMGVAVIGGLTFATILTLFIIPAVYTYLTSKTGRLARV
- a CDS encoding alpha/beta fold hydrolase → MLFYKAYKHSSSREWVVFIHGAGGSSVVWHKQIRDFRKDFNLLLIDLRGHGKSVDAIKNIWKEEYTFPAVTKDIIEVLDHLDIPPAHFMGVSLGTILARQLAEMEPQRVRSLVMAGAITRLNITSRVLVYLGNTFKSVVPFMWLYSLFAWIIMPRKHHSESRNLFIREAKRLCQKEFIRWFKMTKDINPILKYFKEKDLAIPTLYIMGEEDIMFLEPVKKIVKEHKLSLLKIVKACGHVVNVEQPEKFNQLSLEFLRNLNQPHQNSFAH
- a CDS encoding S9 family peptidase, with protein sequence MNTIKSTLLIISILWSGLALAQQKKKVSLEDVFKSNNFSQKSVNGINWMKDGQFYSSLQRGLSGPKVVKINVATGEEAGVLIDGGALGINFSSYAFNPDETKALVASDVESIYRRSSKGIFHVIDLQSGNTQKLMNGEKIMYATLSPDNEKVAFVKDNNLYIAELANGQVTQITTDGKWNHIINGAADWVYEEEFSMSKAFDWSPDGSKIAFIRFDESEVPEFNMQTWGKLYPEDYRFKYPKAGEKNAEVSIHIYDLNSKNTVAVNSGSEKDIYLPRIYWTGDNNTLAFLKLNRLQNQLDLFYANAQTGETNLILTEKSETYVDLNYNDDLRFLEGNKGFIRTSEQDGFKHIYHHDKQGKLIRQITKGNWEVSRLVGLDEKSKKIYYISTEVSPLERNLYVINMDGKGKKILTPEKGTFTINMSKDFKYYIANFSNTSSPLKVTLNESSGKLVKVLEDNQELKAKIGNFAISPKEFFSFNTVDGTSLNAYMIKPADFDESKKYPVLMYVYGGPGSQNVTNSWGGTRDFWHQHLASEGYIVVCVDNRGTGARGRDFKHLTYANLGKIETEDQIAGAKFLGTLPFVDKSRIGIWGWSYGGYMSSLALMVGNDVFKAAIAVAPVTTWRYYDTIYTERYLQTPQLNAAGYDDNSPITHVNKLKGNLLLIHGTGDDNVHFQNAVDLVDALIKADKQFETMYYPNRNHSISGGNTSWHLYSMMTDFIKRKL